From the Leucobacter denitrificans genome, one window contains:
- a CDS encoding sensor histidine kinase: MATLRNLATKYSELTEEELAWLEHLALELPLLADVALSDVVIWVPTENEDYLAVAHSRPTGYVTLFYRDIIGDFLRPDWREVVDKALETGQPAASTSPAWYEENPMRLTAYSISRRDASGAVIGPIAVATVHTSANDVQHASRIAAAFREVSTDLFGMIQTGAFPTPGGAGGQQGAPRATDGLVRVNLEGVATFVSPNTQTTFTLLGYRDEIEDQNFSEVVQEILKGQFDTNESLPLICQGKVAKRTEVFVRGHSIALRSIPVYRNGERVGGVVLTRDVSDLRQQAQELITKDATIREIHHRVKNNLQTVASLLRVQARRARSEEAKQVLGQAMRRVAAIAVVHDTLSTGLAQIVDFDVVFERVLGLAAEVASLHGTTVHPRKEGSFGELPSEYATPLALALTEVVTNAVEHGLAGREGEVFIRADRTPERLGVEVIDTGTGLPGGTVGDGLGTQIVRTLIEGELGGSISWGADSGGGTRVVIEIPLHWLAAETRPIPKVMQ; the protein is encoded by the coding sequence GTGGCAACTCTTCGTAATCTCGCAACCAAGTACTCGGAACTCACCGAAGAGGAGCTCGCCTGGCTTGAACACCTCGCGCTTGAGCTCCCGCTACTTGCAGACGTCGCACTCAGCGATGTGGTGATCTGGGTGCCGACTGAGAACGAGGATTACCTCGCGGTCGCGCACAGCCGCCCGACCGGGTACGTCACGCTGTTTTATAGAGACATCATTGGCGATTTTCTGCGCCCCGACTGGCGCGAAGTTGTGGATAAGGCGCTTGAGACAGGGCAGCCAGCGGCATCGACGTCACCAGCTTGGTATGAAGAGAACCCGATGAGGCTCACTGCCTATTCGATCAGCCGTCGCGATGCTTCTGGCGCGGTGATCGGGCCGATTGCGGTCGCGACGGTGCACACGAGTGCGAACGATGTGCAGCACGCATCGCGAATCGCCGCTGCATTCCGCGAGGTGTCGACAGATTTGTTCGGCATGATCCAGACCGGCGCGTTTCCCACTCCCGGAGGCGCGGGGGGCCAACAGGGCGCGCCGAGGGCAACAGACGGTCTTGTGCGGGTGAACCTCGAAGGCGTTGCAACGTTCGTGAGCCCAAACACGCAGACCACCTTTACGCTGCTCGGGTACCGCGACGAGATCGAAGACCAGAACTTCTCCGAGGTGGTGCAGGAGATACTGAAAGGCCAGTTCGACACCAATGAGTCGCTGCCGCTCATTTGCCAGGGCAAGGTTGCGAAGCGCACCGAGGTGTTTGTGCGCGGTCACTCGATCGCACTGCGATCGATCCCCGTGTACCGCAATGGTGAGCGGGTCGGCGGCGTCGTGCTTACGCGTGACGTGAGCGACCTTCGCCAGCAGGCGCAAGAGCTCATTACGAAAGACGCGACGATCCGTGAGATCCACCATCGCGTGAAGAACAATCTGCAGACTGTGGCTTCGCTACTGCGGGTGCAGGCGCGCCGCGCGCGTTCCGAAGAAGCGAAACAGGTGCTCGGTCAGGCAATGCGTCGCGTTGCCGCGATCGCGGTCGTGCACGACACGCTGTCGACTGGCCTCGCTCAGATCGTCGATTTTGACGTGGTCTTCGAGCGCGTGCTCGGACTTGCCGCCGAGGTCGCCTCGCTGCACGGCACGACGGTGCACCCGCGCAAGGAGGGCAGTTTTGGAGAGCTGCCATCTGAATACGCGACACCGCTCGCGCTCGCGCTCACCGAGGTGGTGACGAACGCGGTCGAACATGGGCTTGCGGGCCGCGAGGGCGAGGTGTTCATTCGGGCAGATCGCACGCCGGAGCGGCTCGGCGTCGAGGTCATCGACACCGGCACTGGCCTCCCCGGCGGAACCGTCGGTGATGGACTCGGCACTCAGATTGTGCGCACCCTCATTGAGGGCGAGTTGGGTGGATCGATTTCGTGGGGTGCCGACTCAGGTGGTGGCACTCGAGTGGTGATTGAGATCCCGCTTCACTGGCTCGCTGCCGAAACGCGCCCTATCCCGAAGGTCATGCAGTAG
- a CDS encoding PspC domain-containing protein has translation MNEQTPSSGAGQAPFGSGFFNWLRGLRIERGSDRWFAGVAGGIAQRAGIDPLIVRGIFVVLALLGGPGILLYLAGWLLLPGGNGRIHLEEVFRGRGGTAAVVVTVAVGAIIVLPFLFGTPFGSWSLWNVLGIPEWLSTLTIVLVWIVAVTAAIILAGQLFLKHGRKVRDEERLSTDEHVTSEGSTANAGPAASASYTTNPGHTASDAPTSDFGQRFTAQANDLGERISASASEFSERASKWGEDIGKQTDEWSARFAEQHDTYRLGAAHVVITLAFALLAAGGAALWTLNNGVFGANPNNLNVVIAATLGATVVFAISLIIAGIRGRHTGWVGFLAFCGVVALIATTIVPWGSRFQPFGIMEVGNEAPGAVLIAGSSRVHVDEFSASSSFDDVQVWHLAGNSVVTVPDDEPVVVTVNLLAGNISGPSLSGGSGYSAGPFLSRTFDLTEGKTAAAHVTVYMLGGNVRVEYPDGLQTTRSLLRSIAEDQAELNELADPALSLSERLPAEEYAR, from the coding sequence ATGAACGAACAAACTCCATCCTCAGGTGCCGGGCAGGCACCCTTTGGCTCGGGCTTTTTCAATTGGCTTCGTGGCCTTCGAATCGAGCGCGGCTCAGACCGTTGGTTCGCCGGCGTGGCAGGCGGAATTGCGCAGCGTGCCGGTATCGATCCACTGATCGTACGCGGAATTTTCGTGGTACTCGCCCTGCTCGGCGGCCCGGGTATTCTGCTCTACCTCGCCGGATGGCTGCTGCTGCCGGGCGGCAACGGGCGGATTCACCTCGAGGAGGTCTTCCGGGGGCGAGGCGGGACCGCGGCGGTCGTCGTAACTGTCGCGGTCGGAGCGATCATCGTGCTTCCATTCCTGTTCGGTACGCCGTTTGGGAGCTGGAGCCTGTGGAATGTACTGGGCATACCTGAGTGGCTGTCGACACTGACGATTGTTTTGGTATGGATCGTGGCCGTGACTGCGGCAATCATTCTCGCCGGTCAGCTGTTCCTGAAACACGGGCGAAAGGTGCGCGACGAGGAACGTCTCTCTACCGACGAGCACGTCACGAGCGAAGGATCCACCGCAAACGCGGGACCCGCTGCGAGCGCGAGCTACACCACGAACCCGGGACACACGGCTAGCGATGCACCCACGAGTGACTTTGGGCAGCGATTTACCGCGCAGGCAAACGACCTCGGTGAGCGGATCTCCGCGAGCGCGAGCGAATTCAGTGAGCGCGCGAGCAAGTGGGGTGAAGACATCGGAAAGCAGACCGATGAGTGGAGCGCGCGTTTCGCGGAGCAACACGATACCTACCGCCTCGGTGCAGCTCACGTCGTCATCACCCTCGCATTTGCGCTGCTCGCAGCGGGAGGGGCAGCTCTGTGGACGCTGAACAACGGAGTCTTCGGGGCCAATCCCAACAACCTGAATGTGGTCATTGCCGCAACGCTCGGCGCAACAGTGGTGTTCGCGATCTCGCTCATTATTGCGGGCATTCGTGGGCGTCACACCGGATGGGTAGGCTTCCTCGCGTTCTGTGGTGTCGTCGCACTCATCGCAACGACGATTGTGCCGTGGGGTTCGCGGTTCCAGCCGTTTGGGATCATGGAGGTTGGGAACGAGGCGCCCGGCGCCGTGCTGATCGCGGGATCGTCTCGTGTGCACGTCGACGAATTCTCTGCCAGTTCCAGCTTCGACGACGTCCAGGTGTGGCACCTCGCTGGCAACTCTGTTGTGACGGTGCCTGACGATGAACCTGTGGTGGTTACGGTAAATCTGCTCGCCGGCAATATATCTGGTCCATCGCTCTCTGGTGGATCGGGTTACAGCGCAGGCCCGTTCCTCAGTCGCACGTTCGATCTCACCGAGGGCAAGACGGCTGCAGCCCACGTGACCGTCTACATGCTCGGCGGAAATGTTCGCGTCGAGTACCCAGACGGATTGCAGACCACGCGCTCACTGCTGCGATCCATCGCGGAAGACCAGGCAGAACTCAACGAGCTGGCTGATCCCGCGCTCTCACTTTCTGAACGTTTGCCCGCAGAGGAGTACGCACGATGA